The Triticum urartu cultivar G1812 unplaced genomic scaffold, Tu2.1 TuUngrouped_contig_4350, whole genome shotgun sequence genome segment GTATCTGCTGCAGTCCAATGAGAAGATCGCCAATAAAATTGATTAGAAGGGCATCTTCTAAATCCGGCCCATCACATATCAGTACCATGCTAGAGAGGAACGTTTTGAATAAAATCAAGATGCGTGGGCTCACCATCCAAATCCAATATATGGCGTCCCTCCAGACGGTGGCCAAATCCAGCCCCCTGAGTCGCCGTCACGCTACGAAGAAGTGGAACCTGAAGCAATGGACGAAAGAATCAGAGCTACGTGTGGCCGGCTGGTTCAGGGGACGCGGCGGGCGCGGGTGTAGGGCCGTGCGCGGGCGCGGCGGCAAGGCTGGTGTCGGAGCAGGTTCCATCTCCTGGACTCTGGGGATCTCGCAGGATGGATGCCACACTATGAGCGGAAACAATCGCGATGGCAATCGTGCAGGGAGGCGACGATGTGGTGCAGTGCGGCGAGGTCGCCGTGCAGGCAGGGGACGTTGGTGGTGGGCGGCGTCTCGCACCAGGCTGCCGTCGTGCCAGACGGTGAGGTCGAGGTCGTGGAGTTTTTTTTGGAACTGGGAGGTCCTAGAGTTGCCTTAGTTTGCGACCAGATTTCCGTGATTGCAGGGGACGTGGGAATGGTAGTTCCAGTATTACATCTTAGGTGAAGCATGGTCAGGCATTGAAAATTGTTAAGTGTACCCCATAAAAATATTAGATCAATGGTGGCTGTTAGATTGAGAAGTGTGGGTCTAATCGTGTGGTGTTGATTGGTTCGTGTGGATTGTGGGAAGTGCATTTAAGAAAGTTTTTGTTTGATTGTTTAATAGCAGTGTagatggatcggagggagtactacatcTTTTGCAATGCATAATAATTCTCATTTTTGCCCTTGCTGATTATTCCATTGAGGTTCCTTTTTGTTATCAAAAATTTAAATGGCATCCCTGGTTTCACGGGAACAAAATATTGGTGTATCACCTCGGAAATGGCCAAAGGAGGCCATATCACAACAATGTGTTCTCTTCTTCCCCAAATAAGTGTCGTTGTTTTAGTTTAAATTGTGACTTTTAAACTAAAATGActacacttattttgggacggagggagtacatatttaaATACCACATTCTTACAACGCaaaataataatagtaataataaaATAGTGTATGTAGAAATACATGTATAACAAGTTCGTGAACATTTTCGTAACCATATATTTTCACACtacaaaaagaaaaagaaatacgTGCATGAAAATGAGCCATATTTTATGGGCCAGGATTTCGTTTTCTTTGTGTAGCTCACAAATCATAACGTTTTCGAACGAAAATTTACAGATCCGTCATGAACATGTATAAGCTTTCGTGTTTTTTTTAATAGAGACTTGTAAAAGAGGAAATATtatttttgaaatatttttcgAATTTTTAAATAAAAGGGCTCCCTGGAGCCCAGCCCGGCGCTATAACTTGGCACTAGGGTTCATCAGgtcaaaaaagaaaaagaaaagcaAAGTGTACTAGGGTTCGTTGCTGACCACTCATCGATCGTTCCCGGAGCCGGCGGCGACCGCGATGCCCGGGAAGAAGAACGCGGAGCCGGCGCCCGCCGCCGTCCCGCCCCAGCCCGCGCCGATGCCGGTAAGCCGTCGACCTCCCTCCCCGGCCGGCGGCCCGCCCTCCTCGAACCCTCGCCGTCCCCCGTGCGCGTGCCCTCTTGTTTTATGCTCGCGGCTCCGCGGAGCAGCCGGCCGATTTCGCTCAAGAGAACTCTGATCTTTTAGCAGAAATTAAGAATTTTTTTTGTCTGTGATTGAGAGGAATTAAGTAGTGCTAGTATCTTTGTATGTCTCTGATGATCGTATCTAGGTGAACTGATGAACTCATGAGGCGCGCGATTGCTGATGAACTGACGAATCTTGGGAGTAATCTTGTGGAGATCTTGTGCAGCCTGTGAAGGTGTTCAGGTTGAACGATGGCGGCGGGTGGGACGACTACGGCGCCGGCCGTGTCACCATCGACCACCTCGAGGTATGGCATATGCTGTTCACTAGAGATTCGCAGTGCTTTCGTCCAACACAACATAAGATGTTGTTACAACCGATATGTGACGGCAGAGCGAGTAGCAGAACAGATTACATCGTAACAATGTCCCTTCATCGCACATTGGGGGTTCCGCTGATTTAGGTTGTCACTCATGGCCTTCTTCGTTCCCGTATGTTTGTTGTCGCAGGGATCGACATCGGAGAAGGAGATCGTTCTGGCTGTCATAGACGTGGAGAACAAGGAGACGATGCTTTTGCATCTCATCACCCCGGATGACATTTACAGGAGGCGCCAAGGTGAAGAAGCCCCTCTCTTGCTTCCCCTGCTTTCCCCTCTCTCAATTTCTGTTCTTTCAACATTCAAATCTAAGACGAAAAGTCATCGCAGAAAAGATGGAAGCTTTAAGTTAATCTGTTTTGAATGGTGCCGCCTTTATTTTGTTTGTTCCCCTCTGTTCAATGGCACCATGATTATGCCATCTTCAATCTCTCTCGCAGGGACGTTCATCTCGTGGTTCGATCCCGAGACCGGCTTGTCCATCTCCTTGAGCTTCCTAGACGCGGCGGCGTGCTCCGATGTGTGGTATGTTACCATCACAATGAAAATGATATTGCGAATGTTGTTTCATTATGCTTTAAGCATGATGGTGATGCTAATGTATGGTATCTTGCAGGGACACGATCTGCCAAGTGCAGAGAAAACTGAGGCCTGATGGTTGGTAGACGGCAGTGGTGAGGTGAACCATACAATCAAACCCCTTTGATGTTTCTTTCACCCCAAAGATAAGAATGCTCAGCATAGATTTTTTACATTGTTTTGTGCAGCTCCTCAAGAACAGTTTACCCTATGAAGTGAAGCTGATGAGTTAGGAAGTTTACCAATGAATAACCTCTGTTGTTTTCTTCAGGATTTATTGAATTAGGATGCCCTTTTTCGCAGCGCCATGTGCAGAGTACACACCATTAATTTTATGTAATAAAAATCACCTCTGTTGTGATTATTATTTTTGAGCTGCATCAACATTGCTCTGTATTTAACATAGGTGGCAATAACATGCTATAACATTAGACCAGGTCAGGTGTGACTGCTTAGTGCAGATTCATGTTCATATATACACTGCCACACATGTCTTACACACAAGGGAGAAAATTGTCCCATGACGGTACTTCTACGGAAACATCCTGAACCGGGCTATCTCCGGATCCGTTTCGAGGCGGTCTTGGCTAGAGCATTGTAGATATCGCGCTTCCTCTTTGCGTTTTCGTCGGTCTTGCCAGGGGCCGCGGCTGTGTTGGCCTGTCGCTCCAACGCTTCCCTCACAAAGAACTTCAGCCTCCAGAGGGTCGTCTCGCTCTGCATCCGCCCGCGCAGGAAGCATGGTTTAACATTTTATAAACAGTGTGGCGCATGGAGCGCGGTTAGGGTTCAGAATAAAGGAGCTTTACCTGAGCATCCATGTCAAGGTCCACTTCCTCTGCTGTAGTTTGGAAGTTAGGATTGTCTTGTGCAACCAGCTCCAGCGCCTTGCTAAGATCTTCCGGTGTCAGGTGGCAAAGACCTGCACCGAGTTTCCTCTTCTCGTCTGTGGTCATTTTCCTACAAGATAAAAAATATTGTAACGTTTTTAGGCTTGGCACCCCTATAAGTCTGTAGCAAACAGCAAAAGGCATGAGATAAACGTCTTTAAGACGTACCTGCATCTCTGAACCACCATGTTCCGGAGCATCTCTAGCTGCTTATTAATCTCATTCAGCTGGAACACGAGAAATAAAAGGTACTGAATATCTATAACAAAACAAAACAAGGGAACACAGTAGGGGTTGCAGTGAATATGCAAGGcatatatttgacaaggatacaGAAGCATGTTCAGGCTGGCCAAGAAAGGATTTCACATCGATACATCaatagacaaaaagctaaatgATAACAGCCATTTTTTCTAAACATGAGTCGAAGTCAGTATATGTGCTAAAATCAATACCGACACAAGAATAAAAAGAATAACAGTCCAGAGGGCCGACCTCATCATCAGTATCTTTTGCTAATTTTGCAATAGCATCTTCCGGAGAAGTGTCTGTGGTTGGAGCATCGTTTGGTTCCACCTGTTGTTTCCTTTCCTAAAACAATAGGATCCAACTTATTGTTGTCAAATGCTAAATAACACATATCCATATCAAAACAAAAACGGTAACATCTGAGACTACAAATATCAACCTCATTCTCAACTTTAGGGAGAAGCTGGAGCCATTTCTCCTCAAATTTCTCGAGTAATAACTTGGCCATTATGTGAACATCGTGATGTTCATCATTGTATGTCATTGCATTGGTAAAAATTAATCTAACATCAGAATATATTTCTCGAACACTTCTATACTTGGTACCATCCTTCGCTTCCATTTTGTTTTGGATGGTCGAGAAATCCATAGGTTTTGTTATAATCTGCAAAATGTAGAAACCAAAGATATGAGTCACTACAAACAAGCTTCAGGTAAAGAAACCAAC includes the following:
- the LOC125527696 gene encoding serine/threonine-protein phosphatase 4 regulatory subunit 3B-like; amino-acid sequence: MPGKKNAEPAPAAVPPQPAPMPPVKVFRLNDGGGWDDYGAGRVTIDHLEGSTSEKEIVLAVIDVENKETMLLHLITPDDIYRRRQGTFISWFDPETGLSISLSFLDAAACSDVWDTICQVQRKLRPDGW
- the LOC125527695 gene encoding transcription factor GTE1-like, with the protein product MVPEDGAQQAAAATAEHPAVSEVDSFRCQVDDLACKTDVLERRVNEVVGFYDGKKHGSGGRRASGSSRYAANGARDSNCKGMPDLMRQLTGIIRQITFHEWSAPFLQPVDVVGLQLDDYHKIITKPMDFSTIQNKMEAKDGTKYRSVREIYSDVRLIFTNAMTYNDEHHDVHIMAKLLLEKFEEKWLQLLPKVENEERKQQVEPNDAPTTDTSPEDAIAKLAKDTDDELNEINKQLEMLRNMVVQRCRKMTTDEKRKLGAGLCHLTPEDLSKALELVAQDNPNFQTTAEEVDLDMDAQSETTLWRLKFFVREALERQANTAAAPGKTDENAKRKRDIYNALAKTASKRIRR